One region of Xylanimonas ulmi genomic DNA includes:
- a CDS encoding RDD family protein — protein MASREDIGSWLEGGATAAGGAKRLGLPESGRGSMAPLGRRVVALCLDWAISWGISTLFAPGNTWAPLVALAVMNIVLVGSVGSTIGHRLLGVQVRVLAAPGEGVAAGAFVGFWRSAVRTVLLCLVIPAVVWDGDGRGLHDKAAGTVITRR, from the coding sequence GTGGCGTCACGAGAAGACATCGGTTCCTGGCTTGAGGGCGGCGCGACCGCCGCCGGCGGCGCGAAGCGCCTCGGGCTGCCCGAGTCGGGCCGCGGGTCGATGGCGCCGCTGGGGCGGCGCGTCGTCGCGCTGTGCCTCGACTGGGCGATCTCCTGGGGGATCTCGACGCTGTTCGCGCCGGGCAACACCTGGGCGCCGCTCGTCGCGCTCGCCGTCATGAACATCGTGCTGGTGGGCTCGGTCGGGTCGACCATCGGCCACCGGCTGCTCGGTGTGCAGGTGCGCGTGCTCGCCGCGCCGGGCGAGGGCGTCGCCGCGGGGGCGTTCGTCGGCTTCTGGCGCTCCGCGGTGCGCACCGTGCTGCTGTGCCTGGTGATCCCCGCGGTCGTGTGGGACGGCGACGGTCGCGGCCTGCACGACAAGGCGGCCGGGACCGTGATCACCCGCCGCTAG
- a CDS encoding DUF4191 domain-containing protein, translating into MARSNASSDATPKTKKPKKQRWYHQVWAAYQMTRRQDPSVTWLLLGVFVGVVLLGLVIGLLIDHPVYVTIVALPFALLATMYMLTRRAERAAYTQISGQPGAARAALGTVRGGWTFEDEPVAVNARTQDFVFRGVGRPGVVLVSEGPAHRVGRMLEDERRRVARVLPNVPITLIQMGEEDGQVQLTKLARAVTKLKPKLTRPETAEVGKRLKALGGQRLPVPKGVDPFKARPDRKGMRGR; encoded by the coding sequence ATGGCCCGCTCGAACGCGTCCTCGGACGCCACCCCCAAGACCAAGAAGCCGAAGAAGCAGCGCTGGTACCACCAGGTCTGGGCCGCGTACCAGATGACGCGCCGCCAGGACCCGTCGGTGACGTGGCTGCTGCTCGGCGTCTTCGTCGGCGTGGTGCTGCTGGGCCTGGTCATCGGGCTGCTCATCGACCACCCGGTCTACGTCACCATCGTCGCGCTGCCGTTCGCGCTGCTGGCCACGATGTACATGCTCACGCGCCGCGCCGAGCGAGCCGCCTACACCCAGATCTCCGGCCAGCCGGGTGCCGCTCGCGCCGCCCTCGGGACCGTGCGCGGCGGGTGGACGTTCGAGGACGAGCCCGTGGCCGTCAACGCGCGCACGCAGGACTTCGTGTTCCGCGGCGTCGGGCGTCCCGGCGTCGTCCTGGTCTCGGAGGGCCCGGCCCACCGCGTGGGCCGCATGCTTGAGGACGAGCGCCGGCGTGTGGCCCGCGTGCTGCCGAACGTGCCGATCACGCTCATCCAGATGGGCGAGGAGGACGGACAGGTCCAGCTCACCAAGCTCGCCCGCGCCGTCACGAAGCTCAAGCCCAAGCTCACCCGCCCCGAGACGGCCGAGGTGGGCAAGCGCCTCAAGGCGCTCGGCGGGCAGCGCCTTCCGGTGCCCAAGGGCGTCGACCCGTTCAAGGCGCGGCCGGACCGCAAGGGCATGCGCGGTCGCTGA
- the lipA gene encoding lipoyl synthase produces MTIAPEGRRMLRIEARNAATPIEKKPEWIKTRAVMGPEYRDLKQLVQGGNLHTVCEEAGCPNIFECWEDREATFLIGGEQCTRRCDFCQIDTGKPQALDRDEPRRVAESVQAMGLRYSTITGVARDDLPDGGAWLYAETVRQIHELNQGTGVENLIPDFNGIPELLDEVFESRPEVLAHNLETVPRIFKQIRPAFRYDRSLAVLTRAREAGLVTKSNLILGMGETIEEIKAALVDLHDAGCDLITITQYLRPSLRHHPIERWVRPEEFVELSQFAQETGFLGVMAGPLVRSSYRAGRLWGQAMSKRGLEIPAALAHLAEPTTARQEAASLLAR; encoded by the coding sequence GTGACTATCGCGCCCGAGGGCCGCCGCATGCTGCGGATCGAGGCCCGCAACGCCGCCACCCCCATCGAGAAGAAGCCCGAGTGGATCAAGACCCGGGCCGTCATGGGACCGGAGTACCGCGACCTCAAACAACTCGTCCAAGGCGGCAACCTGCACACGGTGTGTGAGGAGGCGGGCTGTCCCAACATCTTCGAGTGCTGGGAGGACCGCGAGGCCACGTTCCTCATCGGCGGCGAGCAGTGCACCCGCCGGTGCGACTTCTGCCAGATCGACACGGGCAAACCGCAGGCGCTCGACCGCGACGAGCCGCGCCGGGTCGCCGAGTCGGTCCAGGCGATGGGCCTGCGCTACTCGACCATCACGGGCGTCGCGCGCGACGACCTGCCCGACGGTGGCGCCTGGCTGTACGCCGAGACCGTGCGCCAGATCCACGAGCTCAACCAGGGCACGGGAGTCGAGAACCTCATCCCCGACTTCAACGGCATCCCCGAGCTGCTCGACGAGGTCTTCGAGTCGCGGCCCGAGGTGCTCGCGCACAACCTGGAGACGGTGCCGCGCATCTTCAAGCAGATTCGCCCGGCGTTCCGCTACGACCGCTCGCTCGCGGTGCTGACGCGGGCCCGCGAGGCCGGCCTGGTCACCAAGTCGAACCTCATCCTCGGCATGGGCGAGACCATCGAGGAGATCAAGGCCGCCCTGGTCGACCTGCACGACGCCGGCTGCGACCTGATCACGATCACCCAGTACCTGCGCCCGTCGCTGCGCCACCACCCGATCGAACGATGGGTGCGCCCCGAGGAGTTCGTCGAGCTGTCCCAGTTCGCGCAGGAGACCGGATTCCTGGGCGTCATGGCAGGGCCGCTGGTGCGCTCGTCCTACCGCGCCGGGCGTCTGTGGGGCCAGGCCATGAGCAAGCGCGGACTGGAGATCCCCGCCGCGCTCGCACACCTGGCCGAGCCGACGACAGCGCGCCAGGAGGCCGCGAGCCTGCTCGCGCGCTGA